GAAACACCAACCCAGAATTGGTTTACAAatgcatgaacgtaaaccgattctgggtactgtttacgaaaaaaatcaaaaaaattaagttgtttgatgttttgaagaattctttaacattagttgatctcacatctaaaacataattaacacctaatacgattaattatcgctaatcaaacaaggataaaTTAGATACTTAAGTAATTGTTGGATAAGAGGTGCTGTGAAAGTTATTTCTAGTAATCTTTTTTATCATCTAGTAGTAGGCCTCAATTAAGTGGCATAAACCCCAATTTAACCAGAATAATACACGAGAATAACCATGGCAAACACCCATAACCATGTGATAAATTCTTATTAATAAAAGGAGGAAACAACATTAGTAACTAGGACcgatttgatttttctttataaaacaTATGATCGATATCAACACCATCATTTATCAACCCGTGTTCAAAGGAAATAAACAAAGTACATATCTAAAGTCTAAACATTTAAATAAGATGACTAAAGTACTCCATGTTGGTTATTGCTGCATGCTGCTTACTCCAATTCCAGCTAAGCTTGCAATACCAGGATATCAGTTTAGCCACATAATTATTCACTATATATTGCTGGGAATAATAATGAAGCAAAATCACCATGTGGACTTGCCGACGTTGATGGTTCTGATGATAACGCGTACTTGCACGGTTTCTGGCCTGGTACTTGCATGGTGAACTCTATTGGACAACTAGGGGTACATGGTGGGGGTGGTGGGGGCTGTGATGGAGGTGGAGGTGAAGGAGTTTTACAACAACACTGCTCACGCCATGTATACGTAGCTGGAGGAGGATAAGTATAACCACCTGCTACACACTCTCTTCTTGCCATTATAAGCTGTGGATGTGAATCTTTGCACCGTTGTTCACACTTGGGTTCACGAATGCATTCTGTTCCATTAGCATGCTCAAGTACAAGATATGTTTGTCCAGCCGTGCATATATTATATTCATGCGGATAGCCTCCGTGAAATTCCGACTCGGCTTGAGGTGCAGGAGGAGGACGGGGTAGCGACGGGGGAGAGGATGGTGATGGTGGCGAGCTTCCACAGCAACACCTGCATTTAATATCGTTATTCGTCTCTAGACGGCACCCATAATCTACCTGTGGAAGTCCCAAGATCGAACACTGCGCATCACACCAGTCCGTACAGTACGTGCAAGTTGTCCCCGCCGGAAGTGGTGCCCTTCCGGTTGAGTCCAAGTAGATATCTCCAGGCACGCAGATGCTCATCCATGCTGACGCCGTCCCTGCAGATATAGTGCACAGATAACGTTATATATGTAAATGTGCAACCAtatggaaagaaaaaaatatgaaCAAACGAAATGAATATGATTATTGCAAATCTTACCAAGAGAAACAAAGAGACATATGATTATCGCAAAGAAACCAGGAGATCTTCCTCTAGTTAACGACATCTTCCTCTAGTGATTTACTAGTTTTACTTAATGGATGGATCTCAGAGACTCCATACATTGCTTATTATATAGGCAAAAAAATTACTCCGCATTCTAATATTTTAATTTACAACATACAACGTATTTCACTATTTTAAAAGATTACACAAGAAATCATGTTGCATTTCAATAATTAATTAACAATGTACGGCATATTTAATAGATCAGAGGAAAAAATCGTGCGACGTATTTCCGATATCTTCTACCAGTGCACGACTTGATAAACTCTAGGTAAATATTACTGTATGTGAATTAGTAAAACAGCCTGTCAATTTATTGGTACTTGATATCTATATATTTGTGTGCCAGATTTTAGCGACATTTCTCACATGTTTCTCGAGGATATATTTTTGCGTGTGATTGCGACCAGGAGCGCGCACAGGGACGGACTCAGTGATCTTCTTTAAGGTAGGCTGGAATGTCATGAATTGTCAAGGCGGTCGAACTTAAGTCATAACTTAAGCCACTCACTCACTTGACGGATTTACTAAAACAAGATCAGGCAACTCTGTCTAAATCGTgcgactcttttttttttcctcacatGCTTATGTGTAAATGTCCCTTGGAAGAATGAAAACAATAAATGCTTGGTTAGTTTCCCGGAGATAGCTGATGCCACAGCGGAACTTGAGGCACTACCCGAGGGATTTGAAATCTACTATACATGGCAGACAATTTTGTGTATAAGAGCGCGTCCTCGAAAAAATTTATCACTGGACTCTCCCTTTCCCTTGAGAGTGATAAAGTTGGTAAGGAAATAAGGGTTTTTACCATAATGATAAAGTTGGTAAGGAATAGTTACTAAAGTAAAGATAAACTAACACCTTCACTACTTTTTAACTAATTGTAATAGCAATTAATTAACAGATGAAGGTGGCACAATCCTAAGCTATGATGTACCAAATAAGGAAGCAAGGCGAAGCACAGAATAACCCTATCGGATTCAACACGGTAAAAGAGAGCATCTACTGCATGTGGATAAAGAGATAGCATGTGTAAAGTAAAGACCATATTCAAC
This DNA window, taken from Papaver somniferum cultivar HN1 chromosome 3, ASM357369v1, whole genome shotgun sequence, encodes the following:
- the LOC113360929 gene encoding chitin-binding lectin 1-like encodes the protein MSLTRGRSPGFFAIIICLFVSLGTASAWMSICVPGDIYLDSTGRAPLPAGTTCTYCTDWCDAQCSILGLPQVDYGCRLETNNDIKCRCCCGSSPPSPSSPPSLPRPPPAPQAESEFHGGYPHEYNICTAGQTYLVLEHANGTECIREPKCEQRCKDSHPQLIMARRECVAGGYTYPPPATYTWREQCCCKTPSPPPPSQPPPPPPCTPSCPIEFTMQVPGQKPCKYALSSEPSTSASPHGDFASLLFPAIYSE